CCAGCTCTGTATTCAACACTGATGAATATCCATCTAAAATTCTCACCCTGTGAAATCCAGTGAATAGATGTAAACTATtcctttcagtttttattttaagaaaataaatattgtattgtGGAGGCTGTTTGCGAAAATGATTTCAGATTATCTAAATCACTGTTTAAATGAAATTTATTTTCTACAAAATTCTACCAAAGGAGGTATGCTTGAATATGCTGAATTATACATGAAAACCCTTGAAATTCTGGATTGACATGATAAAACAGTGAGGAATGATCATGGGACTTGACAGACAAAGCCATCAGAAAACTAACAGATGtatatgtaaataataaaacagtaaacAGAAATCATTAGCAGCCCCCAATACCAACCTTCAAGtccatcatcctcctcaacaGCTTCACTCTCctaaaaaagatgaataaataaataaatgttagaATGACTCATGTCTGTTATTGATGACTAATGACCATGTGCGTTAACAAAGAGAGAGCTCACCTGTGGTGGAGGATATTGTGTGTAATCATACTGCTGCTGATAGTTGTAACCATAccctcctccagtctgatcatAGCCCCAGGGGGAGTAATAGCCATTGTATGGCTGCTGCTGGTACTGGTTGTACTGGTCATAGTTGTTTCTGTAACTTGAGGTCGACTGCCATGATTTTTCTGAGTGTTGattcggctgctgctgctgtcggttCCTTAAACTCACAAAGGAGCAAGAGACACACAGATGAACTCCACCAAATAATTCTGCTTGTGCTCCAGGCAAAGACTAATCCACTGGCTTCAAAAAAAGTAGGAAAGACTTGGAGAAGAACTCACTTGTTAGCAGCCAGGCTCAGTCTCAGAGGTTTACTACCCAGTCCCATAGCACCCTGACACTCCTCTAACGCCCGCTTCTGCAGCCGCTCATCAGGGAACTGAACAAAGCCACAGCCCCTACAGGGAGATACAGACACAGGGTTATTACTAGTGGtaggggaaaaaatcgattctgttcagtatcgcgatattgaTACAGTAACACAAAGTATcccaatatttttttaattatatatgtaacagcccgtggctggcaaagcatgacgaggagagtttcagagtttaaaagatacctgagCATTGCAGGCActagtgtgtctgctgaaagggtgttctccactgcaggagatatagtaacggcccagaggagcactttgaccaactcctttttctgaacaaaaatgccaatattcccaaattaatttaacattttggttcatgaccttgcagccaactggactggactctagcagtacacatttttatttattttttcaatttgattgaagctctaagttactcttatttatatgattattctcaggtttatgttactctattatgtctgctttatgttactgtattgtatttaaataattgtgacatgtgagaggtctcctattcagaaaataattacaaaggtcctgtgtcctgaatgttcaaggacaaagtttttgcacttcagttaatgtgtagaagacaatgttgttcacagaattaaatgtgacatttgaagtgagttgagcagtcttgttttcctcattttttgtgatgcctttgaataatatgggggacatgaatcgcaatttatcacagaatcgaatcgcaatacttgctgtATCGCAAAATGTTAAGAATCGCAATAATATTGAAtcatggcccaaatatcgcaatactatcgaatcgtcacatttttgccaatacCCACCCCTAGTTATTACAGAGCTCCCCTGAAAACAACCAAAGCTTCAGTTGACATCAAAAGAACATTATCGTATAGCATTGCAAATGCTGCTATGACCAATCAAATTAAGAAATAATATTTCTGTGGAAAGTCATCTGTAGATTTGGAGCACAgagcctgaaaacacaaactgtccaAAAGCTTCCAGTCTGGACAGGATCTGCAGCAATTACATCCAACaatatatagtataatataaaGTAGGGCTGCACGATATTTCGGAAATCTATCATCACCGCGATATCAATGTGCGCGATCGACGTATCGCATAAGACTGCAAAGCTGCAATAAATGATGATCCATGCGCTACATATTTACGCTCTGCAGAGGATGGAGCCCTGCAGCCCTAGATGATACTTGAAAGCCATTCAGGTCATTGATGGGTTTTCAGTCAATGAATCATTGTCGGAAGAAGAGaataagaagagaaaacagagaatttGAAAAAAGAGATTTTACAGAGCGACGCGGCTCCGTCAAATCACGGTCTGCCTCCTCCAACTAAATTTGACTGTGGAATCTTCTAGTGATCAAGTTTGTCCTGGGTCAGATTCATCAATATAGGCGGTTGATTATGTAAAATAATTAGAAAGCTTATTTATGATCCAAGGACCTGAGGGAAGTAACAGTGCATAGACatgctttttctctctctctctctctaaaaagGATATTTGTTTGTCAACACAATATCAACATTGAAATATCAACATCACATAATGagtgattattttattaatgaattaaatatttatctaGAGCAGGGCATTCATCAGCagctctcttttcttctctctctctctctttctctttcttgctCTCTCACCCAAACACAGTCGATCGGACATGTGTGTAAAATGAAATGTTGTATTTAAGAGGGCAGAGACTAAAAAGAGATTCCATTatgtagaagacactgacgaaaatgtcaagagagcttttgctAAAAAGGGCCAATGCCATTAACGATGTGCTGAAAACAAATACACGTAATCTACGGTCTCCACTGTGGAGATTTCCGTGTAGTTATGAACGCACAGAActccttcatgtgtgaaaagcaaactcctGACAAAGTTCCAGACCCAATTGCACAGACATCCTGCAGCGCTcccgtctgaaaacagctttagcaAGGTCCAGAATACTATCAAAGAGAAACCAAAAAGTTCTaacaatgagcaagcacttttaagtgtggagagaaaaaactattaacaggaagaaacctataacagaaccagactcaatgtggcCGGCCATCTGCCTGGACtggtgagcagagaaaaatggggagagaggagaggtgggaggaaagagagaggggacatTGTGACATCATGACCTGTTAATACTCACTTGGAGTTGCCCATGCTGTCCAGCACTACTTTCCCACCCCTGCAGGTAGGGTAGCGGTTATAAAAGAACTCATAAAGCATCCCATCATCCACCTCTGGAGTTAGATCTCCCACGAACAGAGAATACAGCTGACTGACAAGAGAACAAAACACAGGCTTAAATTACAGTCAACAATAATCATTACCTTCATTTAAAaggcacctttcaaaacacagataTAACATGATTTACAGATGAAAAAATTAAGAATAATATCAAAAGCATAAATCTGAAACAAGGTACAGAAAAGTGAGATATTTTGGCCTTGAAGTGGAGTTTTTGGCTGCATCCACACTAATTCACAACTATATGTATATATCAGAAATAATCTCCATCCATTCCAACACACCTTGAAAGCTAAGTAGAGGTGGGTAAACCAGGAATAAATGTGACCgaagagatgttttttttttttttttttacatatgagTGTGGACATAGCCTTAATAGACGTTGAAACTGCTTCTCTATTTGGACTCACCCACTGTCTTGTTTCCCAAAGTTGGCTCTGTTTAATTTGAATCTTGTGggctgtaagagagagagatagaaagatgtAAGTTCAAATAAGTGTCTCCATCAACCAGGATAAGAAAAGTAACAGATACTGTGGATGAAAAATGCTCTTCATACCGGATTGGCTCCTGGTAAAGCTTTTCCATTGATTTTGCGGAGACACCTCTCAGCTGTGGCCTCATCTGTCATCTCCACAAAACAGTATCCTAGGGCACCCCTGGATGACAAACCACTTAAAAATCAGAATAAAATAACTGTAAAATGGACAGCTGCTTGTAGATAAAATTCTCACCCCGTCATCTTGTTTCGTAAGATCCGCACATTGACCACCTGCTCCCCCATCGTGGAAAAGGCTCTGATGATAAACTTCTCGTCCATGTAGGAGTCCAGCTACAGCACAACAGAAAAACTATATTGAAACCAAAAGCTCAGCGATCATTCAGTAAAGACAGAGGTTAGCAGAGAACTGATAGAAACATCACTGTTTGAGATCATTTTCACATGTGAGAAACCAATTTTATATAGTAACAATCTATGGTATAAGGATGATATCCAATACAAATAGATATTGGACTATCAAAACAATTTTCACAAATCTAACAGGGGGTCTGAAACAGTCTGGAGGTTTGTACAAGGTTTAACACATCTAAATATAATgatgtttgatttttttcacCTAGAAAGACCTGGATAGAGAAAAAGGAGTTAAATCACACTTTTCCCAGGTCTCACATagaataaatataatacaaatcTAATTTATCTTGTTGACAGATACAAGCCCAGAGAGGGTTGATGCAGATTTGCTCAATGCGTCATATGAACATAAAcggttttcaaatgttttactgAACGTTTCCTTTGAACTAGTCGTACGTTTTAATAGACTTTAGCACATCCGTCCCTGTAGGACAAGCTTTCTTACCGCAGAGGATTTACATATTACTTCACTATTGTATTTACCAAACAAGCAGGATTAACCAGTAAGACACTGTATACTGAGAAACACGACGTTGCTACGGTGCTTATCTGCTAAAGGAACAACGCGCAGGGCTAATGCTTACGCAGCTACCCAGGCATTAAACATTAAACGAAATATCGAAACAAAATAATGTGAACAACTCACGTTCCCCATCCATAACGTGCTCATGATGCTGGTGAAAATGTGACGATTTCAATGTGAATTTAAAGTGAACCTTAGACTGTGATTCACGATGGAACTTCTGCGATGCTCATAATATTAATGCTAGCTAACCAAGTGCGTGACGCTATACCAACTCTTCTTCTTCGGGTTAGCGCCAATGGgcgcttcttcttctgcttatTATTGGCGGTGGTCGAACAACGATTtggtgcattaccgccaccaGCTGGTACGGAGTGTGGATATTTATTGATTAGATTGCACAATTATCTaaattatatttgttattttaagatAATG
This is a stretch of genomic DNA from Limanda limanda chromosome 19, fLimLim1.1, whole genome shotgun sequence. It encodes these proteins:
- the LOC133025855 gene encoding tRNA selenocysteine 1-associated protein 1-like isoform X2 — translated: MSTLWMGNLDSYMDEKFIIRAFSTMGEQVVNVRILRNKMTGGLSSRGALGYCFVEMTDEATAERCLRKINGKALPGANPPTRFKLNRANFGKQDSGQLYSLFVGDLTPEVDDGMLYEFFYNRYPTCRGGKVVLDSMGNSKGCGFVQFPDERLQKRALEECQGAMGLGSKPLRLSLAANKNRQQQQPNQHSEKSWQSTSSYRNNYDQYNQYQQQPYNGYYSPWGYDQTGGGYGYNYQQQYDYTQYPPPQESEAVEEDDGLEDPSPGLDVVEANRKFMEHSEELYDALIECHWQSADLSVEQEHVTSSLPEPIYS
- the LOC133025855 gene encoding tRNA selenocysteine 1-associated protein 1-like isoform X1, producing the protein MSTLWMGNLDSYMDEKFIIRAFSTMGEQVVNVRILRNKMTGGLSSRGALGYCFVEMTDEATAERCLRKINGKALPGANPPTRFKLNRANFGKQDSGQLYSLFVGDLTPEVDDGMLYEFFYNRYPTCRGGKVVLDSMGNSKGCGFVQFPDERLQKRALEECQGAMGLGSKPLRLSLAANNLRNRQQQQPNQHSEKSWQSTSSYRNNYDQYNQYQQQPYNGYYSPWGYDQTGGGYGYNYQQQYDYTQYPPPQESEAVEEDDGLEDPSPGLDVVEANRKFMEHSEELYDALIECHWQSADLSVEQEHVTSSLPEPIYS
- the LOC133025855 gene encoding tRNA selenocysteine 1-associated protein 1-like isoform X3; protein product: MSTLWMGNLDSYMDEKFIIRAFSTMGEQVVNVRILRNKMTGGALGYCFVEMTDEATAERCLRKINGKALPGANPPTRFKLNRANFGKQDSGQLYSLFVGDLTPEVDDGMLYEFFYNRYPTCRGGKVVLDSMGNSKGCGFVQFPDERLQKRALEECQGAMGLGSKPLRLSLAANNLRNRQQQQPNQHSEKSWQSTSSYRNNYDQYNQYQQQPYNGYYSPWGYDQTGGGYGYNYQQQYDYTQYPPPQESEAVEEDDGLEDPSPGLDVVEANRKFMEHSEELYDALIECHWQSADLSVEQEHVTSSLPEPIYS